Genomic DNA from Theobroma cacao cultivar B97-61/B2 chromosome 3, Criollo_cocoa_genome_V2, whole genome shotgun sequence:
AAGTACTTGGAGAGTCAAGGTTGTAAAGGGCCAGAGTCAGGCCCTGAGTGCAAAGAAGGATTGGATGATGCTTTATTTTGGATTGGTGAAATTGGTGTCAACGACTATGCCTATACTCTTGGATCAACTGTATCAGATGACACTATCCGGAAACTTGCTATCTATAGTCTTACCGAGTTTTTACAGGTAACAAAGTAACTTCAATTAGTAAGAGTTTTTGGCTGCATATCCTTTTGTAGGTAAAGCTGTAAGAAGACTTCATAAAATCTCAACTGTCTTGCTTCTAATGTTTTTGCAGTCATTGCTGAAGAAGGGTGCAAAATATGTTGTTGTCCAAGCTCTGCCTACAACAGGATGCCTACCACTGGCCATGACACTGGCTCCTTCGGATGACAGAGACGATATAGGCTGTGTGAAGAGCGTGAACAACCAAAGCTACACCCACAATCTAGTCCTCCAAGCTAAGTTATCCGATCTCAGGCAGCAGTTTCCCCAAGCTGTCATTGCTTATGCTGATTATTGGAATGCCTATCGCACGGTCATGAAGAATCCAGAGAAGTATGGATTCAAAGAGAGCTTCAAGGCATGCTGTGGAACAGGTGATccctacaactttgatgtgtTTAATACATGCGGCACGCCATCTGTCACTGCTTGCTCAAACCCCTCTGAACACATCAACTGGGATGGAGTGCACCTCACTGAAGCTATGTATAAGGTGGTTGCTGACATGTTCCTCAATGGAAATCTCAGTAATCCTCCATTCAAATCCTTGCTGGAAAGAAAACAGCAGAAGCCATGAAAGCACGAAACTCTTTGCCTTCGAAATTGCCTTGATACTATTTCTTGTTGATTGTACCTTTACAGTTCACTTGTGAGATAAATTCTCTGCCGGAAGCTTTACTCGAGTTCTCTCGTTTCAACAGTACAATTGATATGCTCAAAAGTCAAAACCTATAGCGAGCTATGGACTTGCTATATGGCAATGGCAGAAACTTCCTCTGATATTTATTTATCAATCTGGAGATTAAAATCTCTTTTAATTTAAGAACTATGAAATTTAAGTTCATACCTGAAATGGGGAATCACTTATTATTGTGTATAGGAATCAAAAGAACATTAAGGATTGACATAAAATGTAGTAATTCAGACTATCTTGAGCAGAGGAAGGTTAAGTGAACTATGGTTCAGGCAGCAAGCATAATCTTAATTTCCAGGGCATAATATTTTAAGCATAAACAAATACAATTATATATCGTTATTGAGGGACAGAATCCTGATCTGATCAACGCAGAAATCTGTAAATAACCAGACTGAGGTTCCCCTGAGTCCAACTTGTTCtctgaaaatttaatatacaAGGTAAATAATAACAGAAAGCCAATTGCGAATCTCGGTAGAGTTTCATACTTCATATGTGTTAACTACTTAAGCACAAACTTGGCACCAAGAATACTACTGGATTTCATTAGAAATGCGGTATTTTC
This window encodes:
- the LOC18605033 gene encoding GDSL esterase/lipase At3g48460, coding for MATLSILHFSLQKILITVNTIFLLSSSLPSASAITPFKKIYAFGDSFTDTGNTGSLTGPTGFVHVSNPPYGTTFFHHPTNRYSDGRLVIDFVAQSLSLPFLPPYRKSKGNTTYGVNFAVAGSTAINHAFFAKNNLSLDITPESIQTQLIWFDKYLESQGCKGPESGPECKEGLDDALFWIGEIGVNDYAYTLGSTVSDDTIRKLAIYSLTEFLQSLLKKGAKYVVVQALPTTGCLPLAMTLAPSDDRDDIGCVKSVNNQSYTHNLVLQAKLSDLRQQFPQAVIAYADYWNAYRTVMKNPEKYGFKESFKACCGTGDPYNFDVFNTCGTPSVTACSNPSEHINWDGVHLTEAMYKVVADMFLNGNLSNPPFKSLLERKQQKP